ACCTCCATGATAATCTGAATGGTTGTGTATTTCAGAACGTTCACCGGATCCAAACGCATCCATACAAATACACACAAATCCATTTTGTGCCAGTAGGTGAGCTCTTTCTTGCACCGACTTTGCTCTTCTGGCATGTTCTATGTGGCCATGTGTGTTTACTATAGCAGGATAGGGGCCTTCACCTTTGGGTATATAAATGGAGGCTGTACTATATACCCCAGGCATAGTTTGAAAGTAAATACTTTGAACATTATACTGTGGAAACGATATTGAATTTGTTACATGTATACTAAGCGGAAGATTGGGATAAAACTCAATCCCCGCTTTTTCTATAATGGATACAGTAATCTTTTTTCTCTTTACTTCCCATTCAGATAATGTAGCTGGCTCCTTATGGCTGTTGAATAACCTTCTTGCTTCTTTACGTAACTCAATAGCTATAGCATCTTCATCTTTACTTTCTGACTGGCATTCTGGTGCTGCCTTCAAAACACTAATATCTTTATACTTCATAAAACTGCTATGAAAGTGTGAGTGCTTTTTGTTGACCTGCTTTGTGCCCTTTGATGGAATAAAAGAGGATATATAAATAAGCAGGCATTACACATAAAAAAAATGCCAATTTGTATCCGATGCCAGGAATGCTTTTCAGTTCTCCAAATACTAATGGAATGATTGCACCGCCTGCTATACCCATTATCAGCAATGCTGCTCCTGTTTTTGTATGTCTTCCTAGTTTGGCAATGGCAAGCGGGAAAATTGCAGGCCACATAAGTGCATTTGCAAGCCCTAACAGGGCTATCATTATAATAGCAGGGTAGCCATGACTAAAATAGATGCCGATACTTAATGTTATACCTAATAATGCAGAAATCTTAAGTGCTATTTGTTGTGTTATGTACTTTGGTATACATATTATTCCAGCCACATACCCAAGTAGCATAGAAGAAAGTGTAAGTGAGGTAAAATACTTGCTGCTCTGTAAAGGAATTCCCATAGCGTTTCCATAAATTCCTATGGCATCACCAGCCATTACCTCAGCCCCTACGTATAGAAAGATGCATAGTACACCAAGCCATAAATGGGGAAATGAAAATATTGTTTTTTTTTTCTTCAATATCTGTTGATTCTATAATCTCTTCTTTTATTTCAGGCAATGCTGATTTGTATAAAAAAAATGCCAATAGCAATAAGACCAAAGCCATTATAATATACGGAGTGATAATCCTGTTTGCCAATTCTGAGAGTAACAACTCTTTGGACTCTGGAGATAAGTTGGCGGCTATCTTCTCTTGCGTTGCATTTATATTGCCTAATAAAATAGAGCTCAATATAAGAGGGCTTAAAGCACCTGCTACTTTATTACTAATACCCATCATACTTATTCTTTTTGCCGCACTTTCAATGGGGCCAAGAATACTGATGTATGGATTCGAGGCTGTTTGTAGTAATGCCAAACCACCACCTTGCAAAAACAAACCGGTAAGAAATAAAGCGAAGCTTCTTTCTTTTGCTGCGGGTATAAAAATTAAAGTGCCTGCTACCATTACCAGCAATCCCAATGACAAGCCATTTTTATAGCCTATTCTTTTTAATATGGCAGCTGATGGTAGCGCCAAAAAGAAATATGCCATATAAGATGCCGTTACAACCAAAAAGGCTTGGGTATCACTTTCTAATTCACAAATAATTTTAAGGAATGGTATCAGGGTTCCGTTAATCCATGTTACAAAACCAAAAATAAAAAAGAGTATACCAATAGCAACAAGTGCATATGTATTGGATGAATTTTTGGAGGTGGTTTGGCGGGGCATATTACTTCTGATTGTAATTTATTTTTCGGAAGGCATCATTTAGCCATTTAATATTTTGCAGCAAATCAGGTACGTTATTTTCCCAATTCTGTTCATGTTCAATGGTAAGGATGCCTTCGTACTTCTGGTTTTGAAGCTCTTCAATTATCGCTTGTAAATCGATAACACCTTTTCCTAGCAGCATATTATCGGCTTCAATTACATTGAACGCTGCTACATCTTTAAAATGAACGTCGGCTATTCGGCCCTTCAATGTTTGTAAGCACTTTACAGGATCCAGGCCCGATCTGGCCCAATGTCCGATATCGGCACAGGCATAAATATGTGAATGATTTTTCATAGCAGCCAGCACAGAGTCGGGATGATAATATTGAGCCGGCGCAGGATGATTATGTATTGCTATTTTTATATTGAAGACACCAGCTAAACTATCTGCATAATCCCAATGTGCAGTGATTGGTTCTGTAACCAGTAGAGGTATTTTCATTTCTTTTGCGAAAGCAAAATGCTGCAACCATTCTTCTCTGCTTTGTGGATTGAGCACTCCGTAGGCTTTTATTTGTATCTCTTTTTTTGCGAGAAGTTCCTGCACATATTTTTTAGCTCTTACCGGCATGTATGAGCTAAAACTGTCATTTGCGGTGTTTCCTATTGGTTGTCCGGATATGGCTTGAATATATCGAATATCGCAGCTGTCAACTTTCTCCAACGCTGTAGTAAAAGAAGCAAGATGAAAAGTCCAGAGTTGAATGCCAATGCTCAATGGGGTAGTTTGGGGAACAGATTCTTTTGCAGCATTGTTGTTGCAAGAAAATGCAAGTACAGCAAACATGACAATGCTGAAAGTATTTCTATACATATTGTTTTTCATTACACATCTATAGATTGTACGGTATTTGTTTTTCTGCTTTCTTCTGCTTTAAAACCCATTACATGACTTTCTATTGAAGCCTCTATGGTAGAAGAAAGCAGGGATGGTTTTTGCTGACTTACTGCTTGAATCCAGTCGTTTACCAAACGGTAATCTCCACCCCCGTGTCCTTCATTTTTATAATTGGCAACATTTGCTGTTGCTGCGTCTATTGTTTTACTTTCTTTCGTCCTGAAATCATAAATGGTGAACTTATTCATGTCGCCTTCTATATATCCCATGCTACCCATGATGCGGGTTCTTCTATCTCCCCATGGAGTAAATGCTTCCATGCTAAAACTGGCAGTAACTCCATCTTCAAATTGCATATTGGTTACGTAATGATCGCATTGATCATTGTCTACCCGATATACACATTTTCCATAAGGTCCGGTTCGCAAATAATTCATGATGTATTCGCCATGCTTCGATTTGTCTTCGGGCAAGTCAAAAGCATATTGTCTTTGCCGTTCTTCATAGTATATACGAATGGCTGAATAGGGGCATGTTTTTTCTACAGCACATCCATCGGTACAACGGCTTGTGCTTCCTGCAGGCGCATTTTCTTCTTTAAACCACATCAAATTTCCGAAGGCTTGTATATGGGTTGATTTCTTTCCAATCATCCATTTGATGATGTCAAGATCATGGCATGATTTTGCCAGAATGATCGGTGTACTTTCTTTACTGTTTTTCCAATTGCCCCGTACATAAGAGTGAGCCATGTGTGTATGTTCAATTGGCTCAAAGTGTTGTATACTCGCCAATTGGCCAATTGCTCCGGATTGTATCAGGTTTCTTAACTGTATAAAATAAGGAGAGTATCTCAGTACATGGCAAACAGCAACAATGCGGCCTGTTTTTTGGGTAAGGTGCAGTATATCTCTGCATTCTTTTTCGCTGGGTGAAATGGGCTTTTCAAGCAAAACATCGTAACCCGCTTTTAATGCAGCCATGCATGGTTCATAATGCAAATTGTCCGGAGTGGATATAATAACAGCGTCTGCAAACTTTGGAATTTTGAACACATCTTCCCACGTAGAAAATCGCTTGGCAGCAGGTATGTTGTGTTTTTGGGCGTAATAATCGTTTCTGAAGGGAATTGGTTCTGCTACGCTTACTATATCCAGATGTTTGGGATAATCAATTGCATAGTCACCATAAATATTTCCTCTTGCACCCGCTCCAATTGTAATTACAGTAACAGGTTTTTTTGGGGTATTATTTATTGGTTGAGAACTAAGCTCAAGCTTTTCATATGGGCTCTGTGATTGAGCTTCACTAATAAATGGAAGGGCAGATGCTCCAGCCATTATACTTAGATGCTTTAAGAGTTTTCTTCTGTTTATTGAATCCGACATAGTAGAGGGAGTTATAGATTTCCTTTTTTTAATTCAGCTATGGCATGATGTGCAGCCCTCGCTGTAAATGCCATATAGGTGAGCGAAGGATTTTGGCATGCTGATGAAGTCATAAATGAGCCATCGGTTACAAATACATTCATGGCATCCCATACCTGATTCCATTTATTCAGCACAGAAGTTTTTGGGTCATTGCCCATTCGGGCTGTTCCCATTTCATGTATTGCTCTGCCTGGTGCTCCTGCTTCATTGTTAGATTTGATATTTTGAATTTTTAAGGACTGAAGTATATCAATGGCATCTTGTTGCATGTCTTTGCGCATTGCCAGTTCATTTTCTTTTATTTCACAATCAACGGCCAATACAGGCAAACCCCATTTGTCTTTTTTTGTATGGTCTAATCGTATATGGTTTTCATGATACGGTAGCATTTCGCCAAAAGCGCCAATACCAAACTGCCATTGTCCTGGTTCGCACAGGATTTCTTTTAAAGATTTACCGATGCTGTATTCTGCAATATCACGGTTCCAGCCTTGCCTGCTGGCACTCCCCTGATAGCCAAAGCCTCTTATATAGTTTCGTTTATCTCCGAATAAGTTCCTGAATCGAGGAATGTATATTCCATTTGGCCGTCGGCCGAAGTAATATTTGTCTTCGTAGCCTTCTACAATTCCCGAAGCGTCAACTCCAACATGATGATCCATTAGGTTGTGTCCTAACTCGCCGCTACTACTGCCTAAACCATCAGGCCAAACGTCCGTAGCAGAATTCATTAGAATCCATGTGCTGTTTAAAGTAGAGGCATTTAGAAAAATTACTCTTGCTTTAAAATGAATGGTCTTGTTTGTTTGTGCATCAATCACTTCTACTCCTGTCGCTTTCATGGTATCTTTATCATAAAGCACCCGGGTGACAATACTCCATGTACGTATAGTTAAATTACCTGTAGCTTTTGCAGCAGGAAGTGTAGAAGACTGTGTACTGAAATATCCGCTAAAAGGACAGCCTAATGCACATTTGTCCCGGTATTGACATTTGTTTCTTCCCGGTAGTTCTTTTGTAAGATTTGCTGATCGCCCAATGATGATTTTACGCTGGCCACTAAAGTATTTTTTGATATCAGAAGCAAACTGTTTTTCTACAACATTCATTTGCATAGCCGGCTGAAATACTCCATCGGGCAATTGAGGTAATTTTTCAATAGAACCGTTGATGCCAGCAAATTTTTCTACATAATCATACCATGGCTGAATGTCTTTGTATCTCACAGGCCAATCTATGGCTATGCCATCTTTTACATTCGCTTCAAAATCAATGTCACTTAGTCGATAGCTTTGTCTACCCCACATAATAGATCTGCCACCCATCTGATAACTTCTGTACCAATCAAACCGTTTTATTTCTGTATAGGGGCAGTCCTGTTCATCTGGCCAGTAATCCATTATATTTTCATCCATCAAATAATCACGGCTCAATACAGGATATTCTGCAATAAGTTTTAGGGTAGGGCGTCCTCTGTGTGGCCAATCCCAGGGTTCTGTATTTGCATTTTTATAATCGGTGAGATGTTCAAAGCTGCGACCACGTTCTAATAATAAAACCCTCAACCCACTTTCTGCCAACTCCTTAGCAGCCCATCCGCCGCTTATGCCAGAGCCTACTACAATTGCATCAAATACATTTTCTGCCATAGCAAACTATCTTACATCATTGAATGAAATCGGCTGAAAAATCAATAAAACAGTAAATAGCAGCAAGCCGATTCATAATCAATGAAATGATTGATTAATTTTACCGTTTAAATTTAGGTAAGTATCACTCTCAATACTTGATATAACGTTTTAGTATTCTTGGAGGGGAAAGAAATAATGATTTATAAAAAGAAGCAGATTTGTAAGTTCATGAAGCTGAAACATATGTTGCTTCGTGTAAAATGGCTTTATGGTTTAAGTAGTTTTAAGTGAGAGTCGAGAATTATTTTGTAGTAAGGACTTGGCGATTCTGCTGCTATTTGTTTTGTATTCATAATGTCCAGCAAGATTTCCATTCCTTTTTGACCTTGTAAATAGGGATATTGTTCAACAGAGGCTGCTGGCCTGAAAATAGAATGAGCAGTCATGGGAAGGTTAGCGAAACTTACAACAGTAATTTGTTTGTCTTTTTTTGTGCTCATCAGATATTCAATAATCTCCATTGCGGCATTATCATGAAAGGCTACGATGGCAGTTGGTTTTCGCTTATGATTCAGCAATGCTTTTACTGCTTCCTGTATTTCATCTCTTGATAAATCGCAATTTATCACAAGTGAAGTGTCGTATTTTAGTCTGTGTTTCTCTAATGCTTTCCGATAACCATCAAGGCGTTCTTTGCTGGCAAAAAATTTTTCCGGGCCGTTTACCATGCCAATAACACGGTGTTTTTTTTGAAGTAAATAACTTACCGCCTGTATGGTGCCAGATACCATATTGCAAGCTACATAGTGTATTTCTTTCATGTCCGGAATTCTGTCTACAAAAACCATGGGTATGGTTTCTTTGTATTTTGCCAGGCGGTCATAATTTGTAGTGTCTTTGGATATTGATATCAGAATTCCATCAACACGATGCTTTTTCATGCTTTCTAACAACATCAATTCTCTTTCTGGATCTTCATTTGACTGGCCCAGTAGTACTACGTAATTATTTTTTATGGCTACATCTTCAATGCCACAAATAACCTGAGGAAAGAAGGTTTCGGAAAGATGGGGTAATATGACACCAATTGTATGTGTTTTGCCGCTTTGTAAAAATATGGCTGTTTGGTTTGGCTGATAGTTAAGCTCTTCTGCCATTTTCTTTACCTGCATCTTTGTACGAAGACCAATGCTTTTATCATCATGCAGGGCTTTTGAAACAGCAGAAACAGAAATATTCAATCGTTTGGCTATTTCTTTAATAGTGATTGGTTTCTTTTCCATCCGGTCTTTCTTTTTATTGGCTTTCATAAATTTCTGCACTTGTTTGAAATGTGAGTGTATTGAATGTTTCCAAACATGCTTAAAAGTAAAAAGTTATAGTATAGACATACCATAACTTTATTTGCTTGCTTATGAAACGATGCTGCTAAAAAGATCTGGAATTGAATGAGGCGAACGGAGCTCTTGTTTTCCATTTTCCTCTTGTAAAATCAGGAATTTCTACAAGCTGTCCACCCAATGCGATTGATGCTTCGCTAAGTGGAGTTATTGAATACCAGGTGGCTAAATCGTATATGTCCAATGGGAATGGTACTTTGTTTTTGAGGCTCTCAATAAATGCGTTTGCTACAAAAAAATCCATCCCACCGTGTCCGGCTCCCTCCGCTTGTTTGGCATATTTCTGCCAAAGTGGATGGTCATATTGCTCGATATATTTTTTAGGATTTTCCCAAGTATGTTTCGGGCTTTTATCTTCAAAGAAGATCATTCCCTGGTCGGGTTCTCCTTCATGAAAATCTTGCCACAAACCATTTGTTCCCTGAATTTTAAAGCCCAAATTGTAGGGACGTGGAGAGGACGTGTCATGTGTGAGTACAATCGTTTCTCCATTTACAGTTTGAATTTGAGTAGTTACAATATCTCCGAGGTTGAACTTCAGTTTTGCGTTAGGATGATTGGGGCCTCCTTTGGGGTTCATAGCTACATACCTGTTCATACCTCTGGCTTTTGACGCAATGCTCGAAAGTTTTGTGAGCCTGTTACCCCTGTTTATATTTATCATGGTGGCAATAGGGCCTAACTGATGTGTAGGGTAAATTTCTCCATTCCTTTTCACATACTGTTCAGTTCTCCATTTAGCAGATCCTAATGCTTTTTCTCCAAATTCTACACCATTACAACAAGGACTTTCGGTATTGAAAAGTTCTGCACGAAGGTCGTGCTGGTAACCTCCTTGCAAATGTAGAAGTTCACCAAATCTATCTTGCTGTACCATATTTAATATGGCCATAATATCTCTACGATAACACACATTTTCCATTATCATTATGGGTGTTTTCGTTTCTTCATAAGTGTCTATAAAATCCCAGCAGTCTTGTAGTCTGTCGGCGCCACTTACTTCAAGGCCTACGGCAATGCCTGCTTTCATTGCTGCCAAAGATTGCGGCAGGTGCCAACTCCATGGCGATGCTATGATTACAGCGTCTATATCATCCCTTTGGAGTAGCTTCAGAAAGTCTTCATCGCCTTTTGAGTAAACAGCAGGCTCTTTTTTATTTTGCTGCTTGGCTACAGCCAAGGCTTTTGCAATGCTTGATGCATCAGGATCTGCAATGGCATTTATTTCTGTATCCGATCTTTTCATCATTTCAGACATGTGAAGCCTGCCTCTTGCTCCTACACCAATAAATCCTAATCTTATTTTTTTAGATGATTCAAAAGGTTGGGCAATCGCAGATGTTTGTAAAAGGCCTGCTGCAGCTGCACTTAATGAAATTTGTTGTACGAAACGTCTTCTGCTAACCGATTTTTTCATATGGTTTATTGCTTGGAAAATGAATGTAGTTATTTCTTTTTACCATTATATACTACAACGTTTTATGAAATATTTCTGGCTCTTTTTGCAGGCTGTAATTCTTTTTAAAATTGTGTTTTCGATATTGAATATCACATGGTTGTATTAATGGCTATTCAAACTGGTTTTATAACAGCTTATAATTGTCTGAGCCTCTGGAATAGTTGCTTTTTCCTGATATTATTTTCTGCAATTATATACGGATGTAAATCTTCCTTTTATCTAACCAATTTGCTACGAGCCAAAATATCAGGGCAAAGAACAGTGCAAAAAGAAATGAACCTAAATATCCAGATGCCCACGAAAAAAAAGTATTGAATATCCAATGATATAGAGTCAAGTCTTCACGAATGTGAATTAAGTACAGCATAGAACCTGTGCATTCAAAAAGAAGGTATATGAAAAGTGGATTTTTTCCGAAGCTGATAAAAAAAATAAGTAGCCATTTCTTTTTAAGAATATCAATTAGCAGCATTATGCAAGAAATGATTACAACATCTAACCCTGATGTGTACAAGGCAAAGGAGCTTGGTCCAAATCTTTTTATTGAATGGAAGACTGTAAGACCATATATAAGCTACTGCTATCATCATTACACCGGCCACCATTAACTGTAAAACTGATAAGGCAGAAATACCTCTTGCCTTTATAAACCTTGCAGTAATAAAACCAGCCATTGCATTAACTAAAGATGGTATAGTACTTAGCAATCCTTCCGGATCAAAAGGGAATCCTTCTCCTTTATATAAATGAGCATCTCCAATAATCCTTTTGTCAATAAACAAAACTGCATTATCCTTAATAGACAACGGATCAATGCCATGCGGTAACTGGTACAATAGCAGCCAGTAAACTGGCAGAATTAATAACGCAATAATAGCTATGCCACGGGTAGAAATGTATATCGACATGATACTAACCAAGGCATAAACAATGGCAATGCGCTGTAATACTCCCAAAAACCTGATATCTGAAACTGGAAAAAAACGGAGCTCCTTTGCAAGGAAATCAATAAAAGGAAACCAGTATAAAAGAATGCCAAGTGTAAAAATGATGATAGCTCTTTTTATAACTTTCATTACCAGTAAATGATTAGGAAGGTTGTATTTGCCCACTGTTAGTGCAATAGCATTACCCGAAGCAAATAAAAAAGATGGGAATACCAAATCGGTTGGTGTAAATCCATGCCAGCTAGCATGCAGTAATGCTGGATGCGTAGTGTAATAGTTGCCGGGAAGACTAACCAATATCATGAAAAAAATAGTCATTCCTCTGAAGTAGTCAAGCGAAGTCAGTCGCATAAAATAGCATTTTACTGATAGCTGAGTGTTTATCCTCACCTGTGTTTAAGCAGTAAATTAATTGAAATGATAAGGGCTAAAGCGTAGAACGATTGTAAAAATTTACTACAACGTTTTACTGCCACTTAAGTCGTAATTCAAAAACTTATTCCTATACTTTAGTTGTAAGAAGGAATACAATTTTTAAATGTCTGATTGTTATTTCTTGCATCTTTCATTCAAAACTTAACTTGCTATGCGAAAAATCAAGCTTTTAGCTTTTGTCCAGCTTATATTGTTGTGGACGACCATTTCTTATGGGCAGGCACGTACTGTTTCTGGTACAGTTACCGGCTTATCTGGCGAAGCACTTTCTGGTGCATCTGTTACACTTAAAGGAAAAACATCTGGCACTTCTACAGATGGTAACGGCCGGTTCTCTATACAGGTACCCGCTGGAGATGTAGTGTTAGTGGTATCCTTTGTAGGATATCAGGAAAAAGAACTAACTGTATCTGCCGGTACAAATACTGCAAACATTTCATTGGATAAATCTGAAGGAGATTTAGGTGAAGTGGTAGTAACCGCCTTGGGCATACAGCGGCAGGCAAAGTCGCTTACATATGCTACACAAAAAGTAAGCGGGGATAAAATTAATGAGGTGAGAGATGCAAACTTCGCCAATACACTTTCTGGTAAAGTAGCAGGTTTGGTTGTTACGCAATCTGCATCGGGCCCTGGCGGTGCATCTCGTTTCATTCTTCGTGGCAACCGTTCGCTGCAAGGAAACAACAATGCACTTATTGTAGTAGATGGTGTAGCCGTAGACAACTCTACGCCAAGTGGTCAGGTGAATAACGACTTTGGCGGACAGAACGGTAGCGATGGTGCAGCCAATATTAACCCCGATGACATTGAGTCCATCAATGTGCTGAAAGGTGCTGCAGCCTCTGCCCTGTATGGCAGCCGTGCTGCCAATGGTGTAATTATGATTACTACTAAAAAGGGCAGAGCTGGAAAATTGGGCGTAGATGT
The Phnomibacter ginsenosidimutans genome window above contains:
- a CDS encoding MFS transporter codes for the protein MPRQTTSKNSSNTYALVAIGILFFIFGFVTWINGTLIPFLKIICELESDTQAFLVVTASYMAYFFLALPSAAILKRIGYKNGLSLGLLVMVAGTLIFIPAAKERSFALFLTGLFLQGGGLALLQTASNPYISILGPIESAAKRISMMGISNKVAGALSPLILSSILLGNINATQEKIAANLSPESKELLLSELANRIITPYIIMALVLLLLAFFLYKSALPEIKEEIIESTDIEEKKNNIFISPFMAWCTMHLSIRRG
- a CDS encoding sugar phosphate isomerase/epimerase family protein, with translation MKNNMYRNTFSIVMFAVLAFSCNNNAAKESVPQTTPLSIGIQLWTFHLASFTTALEKVDSCDIRYIQAISGQPIGNTANDSFSSYMPVRAKKYVQELLAKKEIQIKAYGVLNPQSREEWLQHFAFAKEMKIPLLVTEPITAHWDYADSLAGVFNIKIAIHNHPAPAQYYHPDSVLAAMKNHSHIYACADIGHWARSGLDPVKCLQTLKGRIADVHFKDVAAFNVIEADNMLLGKGVIDLQAIIEELQNQKYEGILTIEHEQNWENNVPDLLQNIKWLNDAFRKINYNQK
- a CDS encoding Gfo/Idh/MocA family protein, whose protein sequence is MAGASALPFISEAQSQSPYEKLELSSQPINNTPKKPVTVITIGAGARGNIYGDYAIDYPKHLDIVSVAEPIPFRNDYYAQKHNIPAAKRFSTWEDVFKIPKFADAVIISTPDNLHYEPCMAALKAGYDVLLEKPISPSEKECRDILHLTQKTGRIVAVCHVLRYSPYFIQLRNLIQSGAIGQLASIQHFEPIEHTHMAHSYVRGNWKNSKESTPIILAKSCHDLDIIKWMIGKKSTHIQAFGNLMWFKEENAPAGSTSRCTDGCAVEKTCPYSAIRIYYEERQRQYAFDLPEDKSKHGEYIMNYLRTGPYGKCVYRVDNDQCDHYVTNMQFEDGVTASFSMEAFTPWGDRRTRIMGSMGYIEGDMNKFTIYDFRTKESKTIDAATANVANYKNEGHGGGDYRLVNDWIQAVSQQKPSLLSSTIEASIESHVMGFKAEESRKTNTVQSIDV
- a CDS encoding GMC oxidoreductase, whose protein sequence is MAENVFDAIVVGSGISGGWAAKELAESGLRVLLLERGRSFEHLTDYKNANTEPWDWPHRGRPTLKLIAEYPVLSRDYLMDENIMDYWPDEQDCPYTEIKRFDWYRSYQMGGRSIMWGRQSYRLSDIDFEANVKDGIAIDWPVRYKDIQPWYDYVEKFAGINGSIEKLPQLPDGVFQPAMQMNVVEKQFASDIKKYFSGQRKIIIGRSANLTKELPGRNKCQYRDKCALGCPFSGYFSTQSSTLPAAKATGNLTIRTWSIVTRVLYDKDTMKATGVEVIDAQTNKTIHFKARVIFLNASTLNSTWILMNSATDVWPDGLGSSSGELGHNLMDHHVGVDASGIVEGYEDKYYFGRRPNGIYIPRFRNLFGDKRNYIRGFGYQGSASRQGWNRDIAEYSIGKSLKEILCEPGQWQFGIGAFGEMLPYHENHIRLDHTKKDKWGLPVLAVDCEIKENELAMRKDMQQDAIDILQSLKIQNIKSNNEAGAPGRAIHEMGTARMGNDPKTSVLNKWNQVWDAMNVFVTDGSFMTSSACQNPSLTYMAFTARAAHHAIAELKKGNL
- a CDS encoding LacI family DNA-binding transcriptional regulator: MKANKKKDRMEKKPITIKEIAKRLNISVSAVSKALHDDKSIGLRTKMQVKKMAEELNYQPNQTAIFLQSGKTHTIGVILPHLSETFFPQVICGIEDVAIKNNYVVLLGQSNEDPERELMLLESMKKHRVDGILISISKDTTNYDRLAKYKETIPMVFVDRIPDMKEIHYVACNMVSGTIQAVSYLLQKKHRVIGMVNGPEKFFASKERLDGYRKALEKHRLKYDTSLVINCDLSRDEIQEAVKALLNHKRKPTAIVAFHDNAAMEIIEYLMSTKKDKQITVVSFANLPMTAHSIFRPAASVEQYPYLQGQKGMEILLDIMNTKQIAAESPSPYYKIILDSHLKLLKP
- a CDS encoding Gfo/Idh/MocA family protein — translated: MKKSVSRRRFVQQISLSAAAAGLLQTSAIAQPFESSKKIRLGFIGVGARGRLHMSEMMKRSDTEINAIADPDASSIAKALAVAKQQNKKEPAVYSKGDEDFLKLLQRDDIDAVIIASPWSWHLPQSLAAMKAGIAVGLEVSGADRLQDCWDFIDTYEETKTPIMIMENVCYRRDIMAILNMVQQDRFGELLHLQGGYQHDLRAELFNTESPCCNGVEFGEKALGSAKWRTEQYVKRNGEIYPTHQLGPIATMININRGNRLTKLSSIASKARGMNRYVAMNPKGGPNHPNAKLKFNLGDIVTTQIQTVNGETIVLTHDTSSPRPYNLGFKIQGTNGLWQDFHEGEPDQGMIFFEDKSPKHTWENPKKYIEQYDHPLWQKYAKQAEGAGHGGMDFFVANAFIESLKNKVPFPLDIYDLATWYSITPLSEASIALGGQLVEIPDFTRGKWKTRAPFASFNSRSF
- a CDS encoding acyltransferase family protein, coding for MRLTSLDYFRGMTIFFMILVSLPGNYYTTHPALLHASWHGFTPTDLVFPSFLFASGNAIALTVGKYNLPNHLLVMKVIKRAIIIFTLGILLYWFPFIDFLAKELRFFPVSDIRFLGVLQRIAIVYALVSIMSIYISTRGIAIIALLILPVYWLLLYQLPHGIDPLSIKDNAVLFIDKRIIGDAHLYKGEGFPFDPEGLLSTIPSLVNAMAGFITARFIKARGISALSVLQLMVAGVMMIAVAYIWSYSLPFNKKIWTKLLCLVHIRVRCCNHFLHNAAN